Proteins encoded by one window of Gemmatimonas sp. UBA7669:
- a CDS encoding aminotransferase class V-fold PLP-dependent enzyme, whose protein sequence is MTTAPDPLLRFRDEFPILATSTYLVSNSLGAMPRTVPAQLQLYTDAWQSRGVRAWAEGWWELPVTMGSRIAPLIGAPAGSVVMVPTVTMGMSTILTALDYPAERNEVVMTALDFPSVKYAYEALAPRLGARIVEVPSDDGLGIDIDRLLTSITERTRLVAISHVLFRSAYILDAARICSRAREVGALVALDAYHSVGVMPVDVQALGVDFLCGGVLKWLCGGPGGCFLYASAAMSAQYAPALTGWQAHRTPFAFDPAMQYADGGWRWLGGTPVVPALYAGLEGPRIVAEAGMEAIRAKSLRQTAQLIADADARGWTVHAPRDEARRGGTVAFSLPHAAEVARALLARDVVIDYRPGAGIRVAPHFYTTDAELAAVIAAMDDILATGAWREFAGVTSTVT, encoded by the coding sequence ATGACCACTGCGCCCGACCCGCTGCTGCGTTTCCGCGACGAGTTCCCGATTCTCGCCACGTCCACGTATCTGGTGTCCAACTCGCTGGGGGCCATGCCACGCACGGTACCGGCGCAGTTGCAGCTGTACACCGATGCCTGGCAGTCGCGTGGCGTGCGGGCCTGGGCCGAAGGCTGGTGGGAGTTGCCGGTCACGATGGGCTCACGCATTGCGCCCCTCATCGGTGCACCTGCCGGCAGCGTGGTCATGGTGCCCACGGTCACGATGGGCATGAGCACCATCCTCACCGCGCTCGACTATCCGGCTGAGCGCAACGAGGTCGTGATGACGGCCCTCGACTTCCCGTCGGTCAAGTACGCCTACGAGGCGCTGGCCCCGCGGCTCGGTGCGCGAATCGTGGAGGTGCCCTCCGATGACGGGTTGGGCATCGACATCGACCGACTGCTGACCAGCATCACCGAACGCACACGGCTGGTGGCCATTTCGCATGTGCTGTTCCGTTCGGCCTACATCCTCGATGCGGCGCGCATCTGTTCACGGGCGCGTGAGGTTGGAGCGCTGGTGGCGCTCGATGCCTATCACAGCGTGGGCGTGATGCCGGTGGATGTGCAGGCGCTGGGAGTGGACTTTCTCTGCGGCGGCGTGCTCAAGTGGCTCTGCGGCGGCCCCGGCGGCTGCTTTCTCTATGCATCGGCCGCCATGAGTGCGCAGTACGCGCCCGCGCTCACCGGCTGGCAGGCGCACCGCACGCCCTTTGCCTTTGATCCGGCCATGCAGTACGCCGATGGGGGCTGGCGCTGGCTGGGCGGCACCCCGGTGGTGCCCGCGCTCTATGCCGGTCTCGAGGGGCCGCGCATCGTGGCCGAGGCGGGCATGGAGGCCATTCGCGCCAAGAGTCTGCGGCAGACGGCGCAGCTCATCGCCGACGCCGATGCCCGTGGCTGGACCGTGCATGCGCCGCGGGACGAAGCGCGGCGCGGCGGCACGGTGGCTTTCAGTCTGCCGCACGCTGCCGAGGTGGCGCGGGCCCTGCTCGCCCGCGACGTCGTCATCGACTACCGCCCGGGCGCCGGTATTCGGGTGGCGCCGCACTTCTACACCACCGACGCCGAACTGGCGGCGGTCATCGCGGCCATGGACGACATCCTCGCCACGGGGGCCTGGCGCGAGTTTGCCGGGGTGACCAGCACGGTCACCTGA